Proteins from a genomic interval of Ptychodera flava strain L36383 chromosome 7, AS_Pfla_20210202, whole genome shotgun sequence:
- the LOC139136732 gene encoding acid-sensing ion channel 2-like → MKYVDELTFPAVAICNFNLHRHSAIAEANLSGLFDAMYSYEFPDFTSVNISSTASEQFYIQSAHQLDSMFYAPMWQGLPIDVHVLKPILTDFGVCYAFNTGEDGDEIRKVKYTGESFGFSVMVDAVQAEYNIGPRFSVGFQVMLYSQGDVPLVGDLGFAVSVGQEVRIGIDATNITNITPPHGRCGEKSLKYYDKYSINACRMECSTDFMVQMCGCKLFYMPGNITVCDIQQSFYCGQAASVTLRNTNATCECPVPCSQLIYKPNLSSAKFTSDILGAHLENLFHLPSGHFEKNFAKLNIFFQELAVHEVEEEKAYNIFGLLCDIGGSLGLWLGGSILTVIEILDICFKGCFGSAWR, encoded by the exons ATGAAATACGTCGACGAGCTGACCTTTCCCGCTGTTGCCATTTGTAACTTCAACTTGCATAG ACATTCAGCCATCGCAGAAGCCAATCTCAGTGGACTTTTTGACGCTATGTACTCATACGAGTTTCCGGATTTCACAAGTGTTAACATCTCATCAACGGCCTCAGAACAATTCTATATACAGTCTGCACACCAACTCGACTCAATGTTTTATGC ACCAATGTGGCAAGGGCTACCCATCGATGTGCACGTTCTAAAACCGATTCTGACAGATTTCGGTGTTTGCTATGCCTTCAATACAGGAGAAGACGGTGACGAGATACGTAAAGTCAAATACACAG GAGAATCATTTGGCTTTAGTGTTATGGTAGATGCCGTTCAGGCAGAGTACAATATTGGACCACGGTTTTCAGTAGGATTTCAGGTGATGTTGTATTCCCAAGGGGACGTCCCGTTGGTTGGTGACTTGGGCTTTGCTGTATCAGTCGGTCAAGAAGTGCGTATAGGTATTGATGCGACCAAT ATTACGAATATCACGCCCCCGCATGGTAGATGTGGAGAGAAGTCTTTGAAATATTACGATAAATACTCGATAAATGCTTGCAGAATGGAGTGCTCCACAGATTTTATGGTGCAAATGTGTGGATGTAAACTGTTTTACATGCCAG gAAACATTACTGTATGTGACATCCAGCAGTCTTTTTATTGTGGCCAAGCAGCGTCAG TTACTTTAAGAAACACCAATGCTACTTGTGAATGCCCAGTTCCTTGCTCCCAGCTGATCTATAAACCAAACCTGTCGAGTGCAAAGTTTACGTCTGATATCCTCGGCGCCCATCTAGAAAATCTCTTTCACTTACCCAGTGGGCACTTTGA AAAAAACTTTGCAAAGCTCAATATATTCTTCCAAGAATTGGCTGTACATGAAGTTGAGGAAGAAAAAGCGTACAACATATTTGGGCTACTAT GTGACATAGGTGGCTCCCTTGGTTTATGGCTTGGCGGAAGTATTCTCACGGTGATAGAAATCCTTGATATCTGCTTCAAAGGATGTTTTGGTTCTGCATGGCGCTAG